The Serinus canaria isolate serCan28SL12 chromosome 23, serCan2020, whole genome shotgun sequence genome has a window encoding:
- the GMEB1 gene encoding glucocorticoid modulatory element-binding protein 1 codes for MANAEVSVPVGDVVVVPSDGNEGENPEDTKTQVILQLQPVQQGIYQEASEASAAVVAVETHTIHKLEEGIDPSTLETSEEIEIAYPITCGESKAILLWKKFVCPGINVKCVKFNDQLISPKHFVHLAGKSTLKDWKRAIRLGGIMLRKMMDSGQIDFYQHDKVCTNTCRSTKFDLLISSARAPVPGQQSVVQTPTSADGSITQIALSEESMEEGIEWNSALTAAVTMATEEGMKKDTDEISEDTLMFWKGIADVGLMEEVVCNIQKEIEEVLKGVQQRLGQSPFQMTDAAVLNNVAHTFGLMDTVKKVLDNRKNQTEQGEEQFLYTLADLERQLEEQKKLARDQKTKSQTIQNVVLMPMSTPKPPKRPRLQRPASATILSPSTPIQQPQFTVISPIAIAPVGQQFSVGNIPVATLSQGSSPVTVHTLPSGSQLFRYATVVSSSKTSSSDTVTLHPSSSLALLSSAAMQDTGALANVATMVNPVELVAMESGITSTIQAVEGTSDDGQTIIEIDPAPDPEADTDESEGKAVILETELRTEEKVMGDVEDHQHQVHNVEIVVLED; via the exons ATGGCGAATGCCGAGGTGAGCGTCCCTGTGGGTGATGTGGTGGTTGTACCAAGTGACGGGAATGAAGGGGAGAACCCGGAGGATACCAAAACCCAAGTGATCTTGCAGCTCCAGCCGGTGCAGCAAGG GATTTATCAAGAGGCCTCCGAGGCCAGCGCCGCTGTGGTGGCCGTGGAAACCCACACCATCCACAAGCTGGAAGAAGGGATTG ACCCCAGCACCCTCGAAACGAGTGAGGAAATCGAGATCGCCTATCCCATCACCTGTGGGGAGAGCAAAGCCATCCTCCTCTGGAAGAAGTTTGTCTGTCCAGGAATTAATGTTAAGTGTGTGAAG TTCAATGACCAACTGATTAGCCCGAAGCACTTTGTTCACCTGGCTGGGAAGTCTACCCTGAAGGATTGGAAGAGAGCCATTCGCCTTGGAGGAATCATGCTAAG GAAGATGATGGATTCAGGGCAGATTGACTTCTACCAACACGACAAAGTTTGCACCAACACCTGTCGAAGCACCAAGTTTGATCTCCTGATTAGCAGTGCCAGAgcaccagtgccagggcagcagagcgTGGTACAGACTCCAACCTCAGCTGATG GGAGCATCACCCAGATTGCGCTGTCAGAGGAGAGTATGGAGGAGGGGATAGAGTGGAACTCGGCTCTGACAGCTGCTGTCACCATGGCCACTGAGGAAGGCATGAAAAAGGACACGGATGAGATTTCAG AGGACACGCTGATGTTCTGGAAAGGAATAGCTGATGTGGGGCTGATGGAAGAGGTGGTGTGCAACATCCAAAAGGAAATAGAAGAAGTCCTAAAAGGTGTGCAGCAGCGGTTGGGTCAGTCTCCCTTCCAGATGACAG ATGCTGCAGTCCTGAACAACGTCGCCCATACATTTGGCTTAATGGACACAGTCAAGAAGGTACTGGACAACAGGAAAAACCAGACAGAGCAAGGAGAGGAACAGTTTCTTTACACACTGGCAG ACCTGGAGCGGCAGctggaagaacagaagaaacTTGCCAGGGACCAGAAGACCAAGTCTCAAACCATCCAGAATGTGGTGCTGATGCCCATGAGCACTCCCAAGCCTCCCAAGAGACCCCGTCTGCAGCGCCCAGCCTCTGCTACCATCCTCAGCCCCTCCACCCCCATCCAGCAGCCTCAGTTCACTGTCATCTCCCCCATCGCCATCGCACCCGTTGGACAACAGTTCTCTGTGGGCAACATCCCAGTGGCAACCCTCAGCCAAGGCTCCAGCCCGGTGACTGTTCATACCTTGCCGTCTGGCTCCCAGCTCTTCCGATATGCCACCGTGGTTTCATCCTCCAAGACCAGCTCCTCGGACACCGTCACCCTGCACCCgtcctccagcctggcactgctgagctcagcagccATGCAGGACACTGGGGCCCTGGCCAATGTGGCAACCATGGTCAACCCTGTGGAACTAGTGGCCATGGAGTCTGGCATCACTTCCACCATCCAAGCTGTGGAAGGCACCTCGGACGATGGGCAGACCATCATAGAGATCGACCCAGCGCCAGATCCTGAGGCAGACACAGACGAATCAGAGGGCAAAGCTGTGATCCTGGAGACAGAGCTGAGGACTGAGGAGAAAGTGATGGGAGATGTGGAAGACCATCAGCACCAGGTCCATAATGTGGAGATTGTGGTCTTGGAAGACTAG